GCGAAACTTGAACTAACATTGAAACGAGACGGTGCTCTTTATATTAAAGTTCCGACATCTCCAGTTGAACTCCCGTTTATAATAATAATGAGGGCACTAGGACTTAAATCAGATAAAGAAATTGCTGAGATGGTCTCAATAAAACCTGAAGTTCAAAATTTTCTAGATATATCTTTTGATAAATCAAGTAATGTTATGTCTCCAGAAGCAGCTCTGATATATATAGGAAATAGAATAGCATATGGAATGCTCGATGAATTTCGGATTAGAAGAGCTCAATCATTACTTGATTGGGGACTTCTACCACATTTGGGCAGATCATCAGAAGATCGTATGAGTAAAGCTATATTCCTAGGCGAAGCTGCTTCTAAGCTTTTTGAATTAAAGCTTGGATGGGTTGAAATAGATGACAGAGATCATTATGGTAATAAAGTTATTAAATTCGCTGGGGAGATGATAGCTGATCTATTTAGAACCGCTTTCCGTAGTATGGTAAGGGATATGAGGTATCAGCTCGAGAAAATGGGTCAGAGGCGTGGCATCAATGCGGTTGGGGCCGCTATAAGACCCGGTATAATCACAGATAAATTAAGAAATTCAATAGCAACGGGTAATTGGGGTAGAGGTAAAGTTGGAGTTACACAACTTCTTGATAGAACGAACTACCTTTCAACAATCAGTCACTTAAGGCGCATTCAGTCGCCCTTGAGTAGAAGTCAGCCCAATTATGAGGCTAGAGACCTTCACGGAACTCACTTTGGTAGAATTTGTCCCAACGAAACTCCAGAAGGTTCTAACTGCGGTCTTGTAAAAAATCTTGCTCTCTCGACCATAATTTCTGTAAGCGTTCCAAAGTCTGATATTATAGATAAATTATTTGAGTTGGAAGTTAAGTCTATTTCAGAAATAGGTGAAGAACTACGAAAAAATGGTTGTAAAGTCTTCTTAGAAGGTAGCTTCATAGGTTACGTAGATGATGGTGAATCCTTTGCTAGATCTTTCAGGAAGTTACGTAGACAGGGGTTGATTAATCCTAATGTTAGCATTTTTCTTTATATACCAAAGGACCCGAGAGGAACTAGAAGGATTTACATATCTGCGCGCTCTGGGCGAGTCATGAGGCCCCTGATTATAGTGGAAAACGGGAAACCACTTTTAAATAATGAAATTATTGCACAAGTGTTACAAAATAATCTCAAATGGCGTGATTTACTGGAGCAGGGTATAATAGAATTGATTGATGCGAACGAAGAAGAGAACTGTCTAGTAGCCATTGATATGCATTCTCTAAACGAGAAGCATACTCACCTTGAATTGATAACATCTGTAATATTTGGAGTTGCAGCCTCTACGATACCGTATCCTGAGCATAACCAATCGCCACGTAATTCGTACGAATCTGCCATGGCTAAACAATCATTAGGTTTTCCCTTGCCCACGTTTCCTATCTCTACTTATGTGAGGAGCCATTTGCTAGCATATCCTCAAAAACCTCTAGTTGCGACGCGTTCATCCTCATTAATAAAATTAGAAGAGAGACCTATAGGACAAAATTGCTTAGTTGCTGTACTATCTTATGAAGGATATAATATAGAAGACGCAATAGTAATGAACAAATCTTCTGTAGAGAGAGGGCTTGCACGCTCATTCTTCTATAGACTTTACGAAGCTGAAGCTAAGCAATATTTGGGTGGTATGAAAGATGAATTTAAAATTCCCTCTCCAGATGATAATGTGAGAGGATATCGTGGTGAGAAGTACTACCGTCTTTTAGAATCTGATGGTGTGGTTATGCATGAAGCCAACGTTTATGGAGGAGATGTAGTCATAGGGAGGACCAGTCCACCTAGGTTTATGGAAGAATATAGGGAGTTCGAAATAAGGGGTCCATATAGGCGAGATACTTCTATTGCAATAAGACCCTCAGAGTTAGGAGTCGTAGACAGTGTTTTTCTAACTGAGAGTGTGGATGGTGGCAAGATGTTCAAAATAAGGGTTAGAAATATGAGGGTCCCAGAGATAGGAGATAAATTTGCCTCAAGGCATGGGCAGAAGGGTGTAATAGGCCTCTTAGTGAATCAAGAGGACATGCCTTATACTGAGGATGGGATCGTTCCTGATATTATCATAAATCCTCATGCATTCCCATCAAGAATGACAGTTGGTCAATTTATAGAATCTATAACAGGAAAAGTAGCCGCGATTAAAGGTGTTACTATTGATGGTACCGCATTTACTGGGGAAAAAACAGATAAATTAGAAAAGATATTAACTGAAGCAGGTTTTCATCCTTTAGGAATGGAAGTAATGTTTGACGGAAAAACCGGAAAACAATACAAAACGAACATCTTTCTGGGTGTAGTTTATTATCAAAAACTACACCATATGGTTGCAGACAAGATTCACGCTAGGGCAAGAGGGCAAGTACAGATGCTTACAAAGCAACCTACTGAGGGTAGAGCAAGAGGCGGTGGGTTAAGGTTCGGAGAGATGGAAAGAGATTGCTTGATAGCTTATGGCGCCTCAATGGTTCTTAAAGATAGGCTACTTGACGAAGCTGACAGAACTGAGCTTCATATTTGTGAAAGATGTGGTTTGATTGCTTATTATGATACAAGGCAAAGAAAATATGTATGTAGAGTATGCGGTGAATCAGCGGAGATATCTGTAGTTGTTGTGGCATATGCATTTAAGCTTCTACTACAAGAAATGATAAGTCTGAATATCGTGCCTAAGTTAATCTTAAAGGGTAAAGTATAAAGGTGCATAATTAATGTATCTCGAAGAATCTATTAAAACTATAGACTCCATTAAATTTACAGTTTTTTCCCCAAATCAAATAAGAAAATACTCTGTTACTGAAATAACTACTCCTGAAACATACGATGAAGATGGAATACCCGTTCAAGGTGGACTCATGGATAACAGATTAGGCACTTTAGAACCTGGCCAAAAATGTGCCACATGTGGAAATACCACTGCAAGATGTCCAGGTCATTATGGCCATATCGAATTAGCAGAGCCTGTATTGCATATAGCCTTTGTCAAAGTCATTTATAAATTACTTCGATCTATCTGTCGGGCTTGTGGAAGACTTCTAATATCTGAAGCTGAACTAGAGAACTATAGGAAAAGATTCACTAATGATTGCAATTTTACACCAAAATGTCGAGAAGATATTTCAAAAGAGATAATAGCTAAAGCTAAGAAGATCAAAATCTGTCCCCATTGTGGTAAACAGCAATATGATATAGAATTTACAAAGCCTACTATATTCCATGAGATAACAGAAGAAGGTGGAGCAATAAGATTATTACCTATAGCCATAAGAGAAAGATTTGAGAGAATCCCTGATAGTGATCTTGAGCTTTTGGACTACGATCCAAAATCATCAAGACCTGAATGGTTTATCTTGCAAGTCTTATCAGTTCCCCCATTATCTGTTAGACCATCAATTACACTTGAGTCTGGGATAAGGTCAGAGGACGATCTAACACATAAACTCGTCGATATATTAAGAGTTAACCAGAGAGTCAGAGAGAGTAAGGCATCGGGAACTCCTCCTTTAATAGTTCAGGATTTGGTAGACTTATTGCAATACCACGTGACTACTTTTTTTGACAATGAAGTCTCAGGGATACCACAAGCTCACCATAGATCGGGCCGCCCTTTGAAAACTATTAGTCAACGTCTTAAAGGAAAAGAAGGTCGTTTCAGAGGTAGCTTATCGGGTAAGCGCGTCGACTTCTCCAGTAGGACTGTCATTTCACCAGACCCAAGTCTAGAGATATCTGAAGTTGGAGTACCTTTTGAAGTAGCTAAAAAGGTGACTGTAGTAGAAAAAGTTTCTTCTTGGAATATTGAATTCTTAAAGAAACTAATTAAAAATGGGCCCAATGAGCATCCAGGTGCAAATTATATAATCCGACCTGATGGTGTTAAAATAAGGCTCGATTACGTTAGTGATAGGGAAACTTTAGCCAATACGCTCATCCCAGGCTTTTTAGTTGAAAGGCATTTGATGGATGGTGATATTGTAATATTCAATAGGCAACCTTCATTACACAGGATGTCTATCATGTCCCATTACGTTAAGGTGTTGCCTTTTAGAACTTTTAGATTGCATCCAGCTGTATGCCCACCTTATAATGCAGATTTTGATGGGGATGAGATGAACTTACATGTGCCACAAAGCGAGGAAGCAAGATCAGAGGCTTTAACTTTGATGAGAGTTCAACAACAGATACTTTCACCGAGGTATGGTGGCCCTATAATAGGTGCCATAAGGGATTTCATTACCGCTGCGTACCTTTTAACTAAACCGGACACGTTCCTAACAAAAGAAGAGTTCGCCAATTTGGCGCTTGCAGGTAGATATTATGGACCAATACCTAACCCAGAGATCAGCAAGCCTATAGAACTCTATACAGGTAAGCAGCTATTCTCTTTATTTTTACCAAAAGATTTCAACTATACAATGACCTCTAAATGGGTTATTAGCTTGGGAAAAGGTAAGGCTGTTAGAGATATAGTGATCAAGAATGGTTCATTATTTAGTGGTGTAATGGATAGGGCTGCAATTGGAGCCGAAGAACCTGATAGTCTTCTTCATAGGATCGCAAAGGATTATGGTATTGATGTAGCTAGTAATTTCTTGAACTCAATACTTTCAGTATTAAAATCATACATTACAATGCATGGCTTCTCTTATAGTTACGATGGTTTGATGCTTAATGAAGAAGCTAAGAAGATCATAAATGATGAAATAAAAAATTCTTATAGAAAAATTACAGAATATATCGATCAATATAAAAAAGGAATAATTGCAACTGTTCGAGGACTATCTTCAGAGGAAACTCTAGAATATTATATTGTAAATGAATTGGCTAAGGCCAGGGATCGTGTGGGACGGACCGCTGATCAAGCTTTTCCTCTTGACAATAGCGGTGTCATAATGGCTAGAACTGGGGCTAGAGGCTCAAGCTTGAACATAGGGCAGATGACGGCTGCCTTAGGACAGCAATCTGTTAGGGGAAAGCGTATTGAAAAAGGTTATCAAGGTCGCCCTCTATCTCATTTTCCTCCGTGGGATCTCACGCCAGATGCAAAGGGCTTTGTCCGATCCAATTATAGAGAAGGATTAGACCCAACAGAATTTTTCTTCCACGCTATAGGAGGGCGTGAAGGATTGGTCGATACAGCTGTAAGAACTCAGCAAAGCGGATATATGCAAAGGCGCTTAATAAATGCACTTGAACATATAAAGGCAGAATACGACTTAACTGTGCGGGATCCCTTTGGTAATATTATACAGTTCTTGTACGGTGAAGACGGTATCGATCCAGCTAAGAGTGACCATGGAAAAGCCGTAAATGTAGAACATTTAGTCGAAATTGAGGCATTGACTAATAAGAGAGAAAAACTATTAAAAGAAGAACGATTAGATGAGATTTTAAATAAATATTCAGAACAACTAAACATTAAACTGATCCAAAACCTGAAAGCTTCATTACTTAAGATTCCTTTAAAGGTTTCAGGAATTAAAAATGTCTGTAAAAAGGTTGTAGAGTTACTCGATAAAGCAACTATTGAACCTGGGGAGGCTTGTGGCATTGTTGCTGCACAATCTATTGGTGAGCCTGGTACACAAATGACTTTAAGGACATTCCATTTTGCAGGCGTAAAGGAAAGGGATGTCACATTAGGCTTACCTAGGCTCATCGAACTTGTAGATGCAAGAAAGCAACCTTCAACACCATCTATGGACATCTATCTAGATAAGGCTCATAAATCTACCGAAGAGAATGCCCTTAAAGTAGCAAAGGATATTCTTCTAACCAAAGTTGCTGATTTGGTTGAATATAGTGAAATTAACTATAGCGAGAAAGGTTATGAGATAAAGCTATTTTTAAACAAAGAAGCACTTAAAGAACGAGACTGTAGCCCTGAACTTATTATTAAAGCTTTATCCCTAAAGACTGGGAAACGTAAAGCGAAAATGAATGACGATGGTTCTATATCTATAACGATGGAAGGCGCTGATTTTTCAACAATATCCGTTCTAAATGACAAGATAAAGACTATGCGTGTAAAAGGTGTTTCAGGAATAGATCATATTACCATAGTAAAGAAAGATAATGAGTGGATGATGCAAACTGCAGGCTCTAACTTATCTAAAGTTTTAAAAATTCCAGGGGTGGATCGTTCACGTACAACTACAAACAGCATTTATGAAATAGAGGCAGTGTTAGGTATCGAAGCAGTAAGGGCAGCGCATATAAAAGAGATCATGAACACTTTAGATGAACAAGGTCTTGAAGTTGATATAAGGCATATATTACTTTTAGCAGACCTCATGACTTCTAAAGGCTTTTTCCAATCTATTGGGAGGCATGGAATTGCAGGAAAAAAGCCTAGCGTACTTGCTAGAGCTGCTTTTGAGATAACAGTCCCTACCCTGGTTGAAGCATCGGTGAAAGGCGAGGTAGAGGAATTAAAAGGGGTGACCGAGAATGTGATCGTCGGTCTTCCAATACCTATTGGCACAGGTATGATCGATCTATTTATGAAAAGCGATAAAAATGATTAGTGAAAAAAAACTCGAAAAAATTTTGAGGACAGTAATAAAGACTGGAAAGGTCGTTATTGGTACTAAGCAAGTATCTAAATCCATAAAAGGGTCTAAACTTGTGATTTACTCAACCTCTTTATCTGAAGAACGAACCTCGGAGCTTATTCGAACATGTAAATCTCTATCAGTGCCATTCATGGAATATAGGGGAACCTCTATGGACCTAGGAAGGATCTGTGGAAAACTTTTCCTTATATCTGCGATATCGATAAAGTCGTCTGGAGAAGTCGATCTGAATCCAATAATAAGCAACCTTGAATGACAAATGACTTAATAACCTTGACCATTTTTAAAAAGCTTAAATTCAACCTTTAAAGATATATGATGCTTAGTTACATGGCGTATCGATTATGACGGAAAAAATTAAATTGACATCTGACGAGTTTAGATTAATATCCCTGTTTCAGAGCATTAGTGGCGCTACAGCTAAAGATTGTATCATTGACGACAAAATGAATCGAGTAATATTCGTAGTAAATATCGGGGATATGGGTCTTGCCATAGGTAAGAATGGTCAATCTATAAAAACATTGGAAAAGCTCATAGGAAAGCCAGTTGAGCTTGTAGAGTATTCTCAAGATCCCAAGGAGTTTATAGGAAATGCACTTAATCGCAGATATATTTGTGATATAAGACTTACAGAAAAGTTAGATGGCAGTAAAATGGGAGTTATAGTTGTTTCCCGAAGACATAAAGGTGCTGCAGTTGGAAAAGGTGGAAAGAATGCTGAAAAAGTAAGGCTTCTAGCAAAGCGATACTTCCAAATAGACAAAATCCATATTGTTGCACATTAATTATACTATATAAACGATTATTAAATAAAGTTCATTATATATTATATATTTTTATTTAAAAAATATATAATGACTATACATTCAATTTAAGATGTCATTTTACTATTTGGTTTAATTTTCTATACTCTATTTCTTATCACTAACGGATTTAATACACTTCTTAGGTGTTGGATAGAAGATGCCACAATTTGCCGATAAATGGACAAAGTCATCATCCCCAACGGTCGGTGAAAGGGTCAAGGAGGCCATAAGACCAGCAGGTCCTCTGAAGCCAAGGCTAGATGCAGCGGTAAGGCAGATTAAAGCCCAAGTCTCAAAGCTCGATTCTACAACTACTAGATTAAAGGATAGGGATAGTGCTATATTTAACAAAGTAGTTTTGGCTATTCAAAAACATGATATGCCACATGCATCGGTGTTTGCAAATGAACTAGCTGAAATAAGAAAGATGAACAAGATGGTTACACAGGCAAAAATAGCACTTGAGCAGATAGTCTTACGATTAAATACTGTCCAGGAACTTGGTGATGTAGTCGTAACACTTACTCCAGCAATGGCTGTTATAAGAAGTGTGAAGTCAGGACTTGGAAGTGTATTGCCAGAAGCCGATCGAGAAATAGGAGAGATCAGCGGTCTACTTAGCAGCATCCTTGTAGATGCTGGACAACTCGGAGGTTATACACTCAATTTCGAAGCAGCCAATGAAGATGCTGAGAGAATAATATCAGAAGCCTCAATTGTAGCAGAACAAAGAATGAAAGACAAGTTCCCAGAGTTACCGATGGGAGATGAACTCCCTTCTACTGAAGGTCTAGAATGAAACAACAACGAATGGGCATGACAGCCATAATCCCTACAAAATTAAGAAAGCCTGTAACTTCCAGAGAAGACGTGGGATACGGTTGTCTACCCTTTTTCTTTTCTTTTAAAGATAAAAATGATCCAATAGATTTTATTTATAATTTGGAATCCTCTATCCAAAATTTAGGGCGAAAGTTCTTTGAATCTCTTCAAATCGCTATCAAAGGATGAGAATGATGGACTGAAGATCAAAGTATCATCAGCTATCAGAAAGATAGAAGTTCGTAGAAGAAATATCAATAACGTAAAGTATAGATTGAGAAACCGAATTAAAAGACTTCTAGAGCTGAGAAAAATGGAGAGTGAGTATAAAAACGATACCAAAATAAATCTTTATGAAACAGAGTACTTGAATCTTGATAATTTAATTCGGATAGTTGATGCTTGTGAATTGGCCCTTATTCAAATCATGATTAGGCTAGAAATATTTAGGGATCTTAATGAAGTTGTTTATAATTTGAGCTCTACCTTAAAAATTATGAAAGAAGTCGGCAAGTCCATATTTGGAATTTTGCCTAGCTTTGAGAGCTTTTTTAATGATTTTAATTCTACATTTAATGAAACTTATGGAAAACTACAAAATTTATCTCCCAGATTAAGCATCGATTTAATAACAGAAGAAGGGGAAGAATTAATCGAAGATGCCATTAAATATGTGGAAAAGAAAGTTTTAAAAGATGAGACTTTAGAGTCGATTATATCGAATAAAGATAATATCGTTATTGAGAAACCAAAAAAAGTGGCTATGTTGATAACTGGAGAAGCTGTTGATGAATCTTCCTGTTTATCACCAATCAATTCAAAAATTAATAGAGCAATAGTTGATTATATATCTGAACATAAAGGTAATTTAAATATGTTGGAAGCTTTAGATGAAGTTGATCACTAAATGGTTGAGTGATAGAAGTTGAGCATGGGGGTTGCTAAAGAATTGGAGGATGCAGCTGGTGAATACGCCTCAAAGGCTATCCGACTCGACTCTCAAGGCGCTCATGGTATGGCGATAGTTATGTATCAAAAGTCTATTTCAACTTTGATAAAATTATCGAAATTATATCCAGAATATAAGTTGAACAAACTTTACTTGGAGAGAGCTAGAGCTTACCAAGAAAGAATTAAAGCCCTTCACTCGACACATGGAATTATACAAGATGACTCGAAGGAAGAAATCTTTAGACCTGGATACAGCCCAATATCTAGACAAGCTCCCAAAATAGTCGAATCTTTGAAAGCGTCTTATAGCGATCTTGTCTTAAAAGAAAAGCCTAATGTGAAGTGGGATGATGTGATAGGCATAGACGAATCAAAAAAAGCTTTAAGAGAGTCTATAATATTCCCAACACAGCGGCCAGATCTTTTCCCATTGGGCTGGCCCAGAGGACTATTACTTTTTGGGCCACCTGGTTGTGGTAAGACCATGCTTGCAGCAGCTACAGCTTCAGAGATTGATAGCAACTTTATAACTATTGATGCAGCCACTATAATGTCAAAATGGTTGGGAGAAGCAGAAAAGAATGTAGCTAAGCTTTTCAATTCAGCAAGGAAGATGACGGAAGGAGATAAGTCTGTAATTATCTTTATAGACGAACTAGATTCGATGCTTGGATCGAGGTCACAAGAAGTTGGGGGAGAGATTAGAGTAAGAAATCAGTTTCTTAAGGAAATGGATGGAATAATCGATAAAGGTAAGAGAATCCACCTCTATGTAATAGGAGCAACCAATAAGCCTTGGTCTTTAGATTGGCCTTTCTTAAGGCGCTTCCAGAAGCGAATATATGTGCCTCTCCCATCTTTGAAATCAAGGATGGAAATGTTAAAGCTTTATACATCACCTCTAAAGCTTAATCCAGAAGTCAACTTAAGAGAACTTGCAAAGATGACGGAAGGCTACTCAGGTAGTGATATTAGGGACATATGCCAAGCTGTCCAGATAAGAGTAGTTTCAGAGCTGTTTGACTGTGGAGATGCTTGCGACGAATCATCTCAAACAAGGGAGATAACTCAAGACGACTTTAAAAATATCCTTACGATGAGAAGACCAAGCGTGTCTCAAGATATGCTTA
The window above is part of the Candidatus Methylarchaceae archaeon HK02M2 genome. Proteins encoded here:
- a CDS encoding ribosomal L7Ae/L30e/S12e/Gadd45 family protein, with protein sequence MISEKKLEKILRTVIKTGKVVIGTKQVSKSIKGSKLVIYSTSLSEERTSELIRTCKSLSVPFMEYRGTSMDLGRICGKLFLISAISIKSSGEVDLNPIISNLE
- a CDS encoding DNA-directed RNA polymerase subunit B; the encoded protein is MGIPKTQEFDPWVIMQDIIEKEGVARQHLNSYNDFVPKDIQNIIGDIGEVEIEAIGGSYKVKFGKVSIGPPRVVEIDGSVSNILPMEARLRDLTYTSPISLEMSILENDTIREMQSHYIGDLPIMVKSSICPLNRMSKEDLIRVGEDPDDPGGYFIINGSERVIVGLEDLIPNQILVDYEKSGSVSLYKAKIYSSIVGYRAKLELTLKRDGALYIKVPTSPVELPFIIIMRALGLKSDKEIAEMVSIKPEVQNFLDISFDKSSNVMSPEAALIYIGNRIAYGMLDEFRIRRAQSLLDWGLLPHLGRSSEDRMSKAIFLGEAASKLFELKLGWVEIDDRDHYGNKVIKFAGEMIADLFRTAFRSMVRDMRYQLEKMGQRRGINAVGAAIRPGIITDKLRNSIATGNWGRGKVGVTQLLDRTNYLSTISHLRRIQSPLSRSQPNYEARDLHGTHFGRICPNETPEGSNCGLVKNLALSTIISVSVPKSDIIDKLFELEVKSISEIGEELRKNGCKVFLEGSFIGYVDDGESFARSFRKLRRQGLINPNVSIFLYIPKDPRGTRRIYISARSGRVMRPLIIVENGKPLLNNEIIAQVLQNNLKWRDLLEQGIIELIDANEEENCLVAIDMHSLNEKHTHLELITSVIFGVAASTIPYPEHNQSPRNSYESAMAKQSLGFPLPTFPISTYVRSHLLAYPQKPLVATRSSSLIKLEERPIGQNCLVAVLSYEGYNIEDAIVMNKSSVERGLARSFFYRLYEAEAKQYLGGMKDEFKIPSPDDNVRGYRGEKYYRLLESDGVVMHEANVYGGDVVIGRTSPPRFMEEYREFEIRGPYRRDTSIAIRPSELGVVDSVFLTESVDGGKMFKIRVRNMRVPEIGDKFASRHGQKGVIGLLVNQEDMPYTEDGIVPDIIINPHAFPSRMTVGQFIESITGKVAAIKGVTIDGTAFTGEKTDKLEKILTEAGFHPLGMEVMFDGKTGKQYKTNIFLGVVYYQKLHHMVADKIHARARGQVQMLTKQPTEGRARGGGLRFGEMERDCLIAYGASMVLKDRLLDEADRTELHICERCGLIAYYDTRQRKYVCRVCGESAEISVVVVAYAFKLLLQEMISLNIVPKLILKGKV
- a CDS encoding NusA-like transcription termination signal-binding factor, which codes for MTEKIKLTSDEFRLISLFQSISGATAKDCIIDDKMNRVIFVVNIGDMGLAIGKNGQSIKTLEKLIGKPVELVEYSQDPKEFIGNALNRRYICDIRLTEKLDGSKMGVIVVSRRHKGAAVGKGGKNAEKVRLLAKRYFQIDKIHIVAH
- a CDS encoding Snf7 family protein, with protein sequence MPQFADKWTKSSSPTVGERVKEAIRPAGPLKPRLDAAVRQIKAQVSKLDSTTTRLKDRDSAIFNKVVLAIQKHDMPHASVFANELAEIRKMNKMVTQAKIALEQIVLRLNTVQELGDVVVTLTPAMAVIRSVKSGLGSVLPEADREIGEISGLLSSILVDAGQLGGYTLNFEAANEDAERIISEASIVAEQRMKDKFPELPMGDELPSTEGLE
- a CDS encoding AAA family ATPase, which codes for MGVAKELEDAAGEYASKAIRLDSQGAHGMAIVMYQKSISTLIKLSKLYPEYKLNKLYLERARAYQERIKALHSTHGIIQDDSKEEIFRPGYSPISRQAPKIVESLKASYSDLVLKEKPNVKWDDVIGIDESKKALRESIIFPTQRPDLFPLGWPRGLLLFGPPGCGKTMLAAATASEIDSNFITIDAATIMSKWLGEAEKNVAKLFNSARKMTEGDKSVIIFIDELDSMLGSRSQEVGGEIRVRNQFLKEMDGIIDKGKRIHLYVIGATNKPWSLDWPFLRRFQKRIYVPLPSLKSRMEMLKLYTSPLKLNPEVNLRELAKMTEGYSGSDIRDICQAVQIRVVSELFDCGDACDESSQTREITQDDFKNILTMRRPSVSQDMLRAYVSWSDNFKAL
- a CDS encoding DNA-directed RNA polymerase subunit A' yields the protein MYLEESIKTIDSIKFTVFSPNQIRKYSVTEITTPETYDEDGIPVQGGLMDNRLGTLEPGQKCATCGNTTARCPGHYGHIELAEPVLHIAFVKVIYKLLRSICRACGRLLISEAELENYRKRFTNDCNFTPKCREDISKEIIAKAKKIKICPHCGKQQYDIEFTKPTIFHEITEEGGAIRLLPIAIRERFERIPDSDLELLDYDPKSSRPEWFILQVLSVPPLSVRPSITLESGIRSEDDLTHKLVDILRVNQRVRESKASGTPPLIVQDLVDLLQYHVTTFFDNEVSGIPQAHHRSGRPLKTISQRLKGKEGRFRGSLSGKRVDFSSRTVISPDPSLEISEVGVPFEVAKKVTVVEKVSSWNIEFLKKLIKNGPNEHPGANYIIRPDGVKIRLDYVSDRETLANTLIPGFLVERHLMDGDIVIFNRQPSLHRMSIMSHYVKVLPFRTFRLHPAVCPPYNADFDGDEMNLHVPQSEEARSEALTLMRVQQQILSPRYGGPIIGAIRDFITAAYLLTKPDTFLTKEEFANLALAGRYYGPIPNPEISKPIELYTGKQLFSLFLPKDFNYTMTSKWVISLGKGKAVRDIVIKNGSLFSGVMDRAAIGAEEPDSLLHRIAKDYGIDVASNFLNSILSVLKSYITMHGFSYSYDGLMLNEEAKKIINDEIKNSYRKITEYIDQYKKGIIATVRGLSSEETLEYYIVNELAKARDRVGRTADQAFPLDNSGVIMARTGARGSSLNIGQMTAALGQQSVRGKRIEKGYQGRPLSHFPPWDLTPDAKGFVRSNYREGLDPTEFFFHAIGGREGLVDTAVRTQQSGYMQRRLINALEHIKAEYDLTVRDPFGNIIQFLYGEDGIDPAKSDHGKAVNVEHLVEIEALTNKREKLLKEERLDEILNKYSEQLNIKLIQNLKASLLKIPLKVSGIKNVCKKVVELLDKATIEPGEACGIVAAQSIGEPGTQMTLRTFHFAGVKERDVTLGLPRLIELVDARKQPSTPSMDIYLDKAHKSTEENALKVAKDILLTKVADLVEYSEINYSEKGYEIKLFLNKEALKERDCSPELIIKALSLKTGKRKAKMNDDGSISITMEGADFSTISVLNDKIKTMRVKGVSGIDHITIVKKDNEWMMQTAGSNLSKVLKIPGVDRSRTTTNSIYEIEAVLGIEAVRAAHIKEIMNTLDEQGLEVDIRHILLLADLMTSKGFFQSIGRHGIAGKKPSVLARAAFEITVPTLVEASVKGEVEELKGVTENVIVGLPIPIGTGMIDLFMKSDKND